The following proteins come from a genomic window of Pirellula staleyi DSM 6068:
- a CDS encoding TetR/AcrR family transcriptional regulator, with translation MIVTLPAVRPPTNATEESLLDHALTLFAEKGYEAASVREIIEATGVTRPVLYYYCSSKEDLFQRLVHWKHDEAYRELGRIVEETKGCPHRLRAIIRGSFAFCAADPRVPKVMFQTTFGPTIPGISEFMAEVAKLRFLIVHQVMQEGLEAGELQGGDAASLSLIFCCIMDQHINVLARMPKPKKRLSPELADSLVDVFLNGLGAGKRKQVSLPPFVASPLL, from the coding sequence ATGATCGTAACACTACCTGCGGTTCGACCGCCCACCAACGCTACCGAGGAAAGCCTGCTCGATCACGCCCTGACCCTCTTTGCCGAAAAGGGGTACGAGGCGGCGAGCGTCAGAGAGATCATCGAGGCGACCGGTGTGACTCGCCCCGTGCTCTACTACTACTGCTCGAGCAAGGAAGACTTGTTCCAGCGACTGGTGCACTGGAAGCATGACGAGGCCTATCGCGAACTGGGCCGGATCGTGGAGGAGACGAAAGGCTGCCCCCACCGTTTGCGTGCGATCATTCGTGGATCGTTTGCTTTCTGTGCCGCCGATCCACGTGTTCCCAAAGTGATGTTCCAAACGACTTTTGGTCCGACGATACCGGGCATTTCCGAGTTCATGGCCGAGGTTGCTAAGCTCCGGTTCTTGATTGTCCATCAGGTGATGCAAGAAGGGCTAGAAGCCGGAGAACTCCAGGGTGGAGATGCCGCCTCGCTGTCGCTGATTTTTTGTTGCATCATGGATCAGCATATCAATGTGCTGGCTCGCATGCCCAAGCCTAAAAAGCGGCTGTCCCCGGAACTGGCCGACTCCCTCGTGGATGTTTTTCTCAACGGCTTGGGAGCGGGAAAGCGCAAGCAAGTTTCGCTCCCACCGTTCGTGGCCAGTCCACTCCTTTAA
- a CDS encoding class I SAM-dependent methyltransferase, with protein MSQEPATSDKASTDRELHSQEKIWKHFQNAAKGSFELAWPRLDALVRKTARLVARLPGERARRPVVLNIGVGDGRFEQQAAARGWEVHSLDPDAEALARLKSAGVTTHVGIIEQLPQEDSSIDVVIASEVLEHLTDAQRRAGLAEIARVLRAGGTFLGTVPYAEDLAAGEVICPDCGLVFHRWGHHRSFQNGDISRELSPFFSSVQESRTAFVSFSRGIVGNLKSVARWLLAKLGQPIAVPSIVWQATK; from the coding sequence ATGAGCCAAGAACCTGCGACTTCAGACAAAGCGTCGACTGATCGAGAGTTGCATTCGCAGGAGAAGATCTGGAAGCATTTTCAGAATGCAGCGAAGGGGTCGTTTGAGCTGGCGTGGCCACGGCTCGATGCGCTGGTGCGCAAGACGGCGCGGTTGGTGGCGCGGCTGCCGGGCGAGCGAGCCAGGCGGCCGGTCGTGCTGAACATCGGCGTGGGTGATGGCCGCTTCGAGCAGCAAGCAGCAGCGCGAGGCTGGGAAGTTCACTCGCTCGACCCTGATGCCGAAGCGCTGGCGCGGCTGAAGTCGGCGGGCGTTACGACCCACGTCGGCATCATCGAGCAGTTGCCGCAGGAGGATAGCTCGATCGATGTGGTGATCGCATCGGAAGTGCTCGAGCATCTGACCGACGCACAGCGGCGCGCAGGATTGGCCGAAATTGCGCGCGTCTTACGAGCGGGGGGAACTTTTTTAGGGACCGTTCCGTACGCGGAAGACCTCGCTGCAGGGGAAGTGATTTGCCCCGACTGCGGCCTTGTGTTTCATCGCTGGGGACATCACCGATCGTTTCAAAATGGCGATATTTCGAGGGAATTATCGCCTTTTTTCAGCAGTGTGCAGGAAAGCCGCACGGCGTTTGTTTCGTTCTCGCGCGGGATCGTGGGGAATCTTAAATCAGTCGCGCGGTGGCTCCTGGCGAAGCTTGGTCAGCCGATCGCTGTCCCCTCGATTGTATGGCAAGCGACGAAGTGA
- a CDS encoding VOC family protein, protein MSPQLIVPCLWFDAAALDAARLYTSLFDNSRLCGNVATGEASSKLTGLDVGTPLTVEFEIAGFRIVGLNGGPMFKLNPSISFFVICETEEEIDRLWEKLAEGGLAMMPLAKQEWSEKYGWVCDRFGVNWQIALGKLSDVGQKITPSFMFVGEQYGRGEEAVNLYTSIFPRSSIDGILRHEAGGTERAGSVKHAQFALQGEKFMIMENAYSHAFNFNEAFSLMIHVESQADVDYYWSKLVADGGQESQCGWLKDKFGVSWQVVPRVLHTMISDPDRAKADRVTAAFMQMKKFDIAELERAYQGA, encoded by the coding sequence ATGTCTCCGCAGCTGATAGTTCCCTGCTTATGGTTCGATGCCGCGGCGCTCGATGCCGCGCGGCTCTACACCTCGCTGTTCGACAACAGCCGACTTTGCGGCAACGTCGCCACCGGCGAAGCAAGCAGCAAGCTCACCGGACTCGACGTCGGCACGCCGCTGACAGTTGAGTTTGAAATCGCCGGCTTTCGGATCGTCGGGCTCAATGGTGGGCCGATGTTCAAACTCAATCCGTCGATCTCTTTCTTCGTGATCTGCGAAACCGAAGAGGAAATCGATCGTCTTTGGGAAAAACTGGCCGAAGGTGGCCTCGCGATGATGCCCCTTGCCAAGCAGGAGTGGAGCGAAAAGTACGGCTGGGTTTGCGATCGATTTGGCGTGAACTGGCAAATCGCCCTCGGCAAATTGTCCGACGTCGGCCAGAAAATCACCCCCAGTTTCATGTTCGTCGGCGAGCAGTATGGTCGTGGCGAAGAGGCGGTAAACCTCTACACCTCGATCTTCCCGCGCTCATCGATCGACGGCATTCTGCGGCACGAAGCTGGAGGGACCGAGCGCGCCGGGTCCGTTAAACATGCTCAGTTCGCTTTGCAAGGCGAGAAGTTCATGATCATGGAGAACGCCTACTCCCACGCGTTTAACTTCAACGAAGCTTTCTCGCTCATGATCCACGTCGAGTCGCAAGCCGACGTCGATTACTACTGGTCAAAGCTCGTCGCCGATGGTGGCCAGGAGAGCCAGTGTGGTTGGCTGAAAGATAAGTTTGGTGTGTCGTGGCAAGTGGTGCCGCGCGTGTTGCACACGATGATCAGCGACCCCGACCGCGCGAAAGCCGACCGCGTGACCGCCGCCTTCATGCAGATGAAAAAGTTCGATATCGCCGAGCTCGAGCGCGCGTATCAAGGTGCGTGA
- a CDS encoding DUF1579 domain-containing protein, which translates to MSRYFAAALLTLLGTSLVASLLAAEPAPPAPVALPEHAFLKNFVGTWEGTNECKLGPDDTTKCQASLTARLLGEHWMVADVTCSMPEGKMTGLLTLGYDPAKKKYVGTWVDSAFNHLWKYEGEVDKSGKKLSLYAEGPNFMAEGKTAKFVDIYEFVSADEVHATSKMQMEDGTWFTMMTGVSKRVKK; encoded by the coding sequence ATGTCACGCTACTTCGCCGCTGCTCTGCTGACGCTCCTGGGAACTTCGCTGGTCGCCTCGCTACTGGCAGCCGAACCCGCTCCACCCGCCCCGGTGGCGCTTCCCGAGCATGCGTTTCTGAAGAATTTCGTCGGCACTTGGGAAGGAACTAACGAGTGCAAACTGGGGCCCGATGACACGACCAAATGCCAAGCGTCGCTGACGGCTCGCTTGCTCGGCGAGCATTGGATGGTGGCTGATGTTACCTGCAGCATGCCCGAAGGAAAAATGACCGGACTGCTGACCCTCGGCTACGATCCGGCCAAGAAAAAGTATGTCGGCACCTGGGTCGATTCGGCCTTCAACCACCTCTGGAAGTACGAAGGAGAAGTCGACAAGTCGGGCAAAAAGCTTTCGCTCTACGCCGAAGGTCCGAACTTCATGGCCGAAGGGAAAACTGCCAAGTTCGTCGACATCTATGAGTTCGTGTCAGCCGACGAAGTGCACGCCACGTCGAAGATGCAAATGGAAGACGGAACCTGGTTCACCATGATGACCGGTGTCTCCAAGCGGGTGAAGAAGTAA
- a CDS encoding VOC family protein codes for MSETSIIPYLFFGGRAEEALDFYTKQLGAKVDMVMRFSESPVAAPPGMLQDGFENKVMHASFQIHGITLFASDGCDDKSTFSGFRLALTLPTAAEVTKAFNALAEGGKVDMPLVETFWSPLYGQVTDKFNLGWMLMVPTPPMPPTS; via the coding sequence ATGTCCGAAACCTCGATCATTCCTTATCTCTTTTTTGGCGGCCGCGCCGAAGAAGCCCTCGACTTCTACACCAAACAGCTCGGCGCCAAAGTCGACATGGTGATGCGATTTAGCGAGTCCCCGGTGGCGGCACCTCCCGGCATGCTGCAAGACGGTTTTGAGAACAAAGTGATGCATGCCTCGTTTCAAATCCACGGCATCACACTGTTTGCTTCCGACGGCTGTGACGACAAGTCGACCTTCTCCGGCTTTCGACTCGCCCTCACACTACCCACCGCCGCCGAAGTCACCAAAGCCTTCAACGCCTTGGCCGAAGGGGGCAAGGTCGACATGCCACTCGTCGAAACCTTCTGGTCTCCCCTCTACGGACAAGTGACCGACAAATTCAACCTCGGATGGATGCTGATGGTCCCCACACCACCCATGCCACCCACGTCCTAG
- a CDS encoding YciI family protein, producing the protein MNYMLLIYGAEDAWTPDEREECMRDSMAVCDELEASGAFITASPLESVTTAASVRVRHGQTLVTTGPFAETAEYLGGYYLIDVPNLDEAIAVAAKLPPAKKGTVEIRPLMTLEGLPPSRYLDHRTKGHGLKKFMFLCYDDEEAWLKLGQDALQGAMQEAVTLTNKLHARGKFLSASPLHSVSTATCVRVRNGQKLITDGPYAETREVLGGFYIITAESLEEAVAYAAEHPGARISGVEVRPIFELTQLV; encoded by the coding sequence ATGAACTACATGCTTCTAATCTATGGTGCCGAGGATGCCTGGACCCCCGACGAGCGGGAAGAGTGCATGCGCGACTCGATGGCGGTCTGCGACGAGCTCGAAGCGAGTGGAGCGTTCATCACCGCGTCGCCACTCGAGTCGGTCACCACCGCTGCTTCGGTGCGAGTTCGTCATGGACAAACGCTCGTCACCACCGGACCGTTCGCCGAAACAGCCGAGTATCTCGGTGGCTACTACCTGATCGACGTCCCCAATCTCGATGAAGCGATTGCGGTCGCCGCGAAGTTGCCCCCTGCGAAAAAGGGAACCGTCGAGATCCGTCCGCTGATGACGCTCGAGGGACTCCCACCGTCGCGCTACCTCGATCATCGAACCAAAGGGCACGGGCTCAAAAAGTTCATGTTCCTCTGCTACGACGACGAAGAAGCGTGGCTCAAACTGGGCCAAGACGCGCTCCAAGGGGCGATGCAAGAGGCGGTTACACTCACCAACAAGCTGCATGCTCGGGGAAAGTTCCTGAGCGCTTCGCCGCTGCATAGCGTTTCGACCGCCACCTGCGTCCGCGTTCGCAACGGCCAAAAACTAATCACCGATGGCCCTTACGCCGAAACGCGCGAAGTGCTGGGTGGTTTCTATATCATCACCGCCGAGAGCCTCGAAGAAGCGGTCGCTTACGCCGCTGAACATCCCGGCGCTCGGATCTCCGGGGTCGAAGTCCGCCCGATTTTCGAACTGACACAGCTCGTCTAA
- a CDS encoding CPXCG motif-containing cysteine-rich protein, with protein sequence MIDPEKRKRLLARKRKKLRARRRRERLAQPEASYICDACGEEIVIPIDLSAGTEQQYVEDCPVCCRPNVIYVELGETVDDLRVWAEGE encoded by the coding sequence TTGATCGATCCCGAGAAGCGCAAACGACTCCTCGCTCGTAAGCGAAAAAAATTGCGCGCCCGCCGTCGTCGCGAGCGTTTAGCGCAGCCCGAAGCGTCGTACATCTGCGACGCTTGTGGTGAAGAGATCGTGATTCCGATCGACCTCTCGGCCGGCACCGAGCAGCAGTACGTCGAGGATTGCCCCGTCTGCTGTCGCCCGAACGTCATCTACGTCGAACTCGGCGAAACGGTCGACGACCTCCGCGTCTGGGCCGAAGGGGAATAG
- a CDS encoding class II fumarate hydratase: MSEYRVERDSMGEVQVPAQAYYSAQTQRAVENFPISGWPLPAALVHAMGLVKLACATANRDLGKLTRTGKNKLDDQQVAALLEACREVADGKLDKEFPVDVFQTGSGTSSNMNTNEVIANRAIEILGGNRFEKEKPIHPNDHVNMGQSTNDIFPTAIHVAVAMQIKSDLIPALERFQNVLATKAAEWDKIIKIGRTHLADATPLRLGQEIGGLARQMEMSIQRAKRAIDSVLELPAGGTAVGTGINTHPEFGRRVAEALSRETSIPFVEAVNHFEGNAQRDGLVECSGQLRTIASTLFNVSNNIRWLGSGPRCGFYEIQLPDRQPGSSIMPGKVNPVMCESMMQVAARVIGNDATVAFSGATGGQFQLNIMMPVMGLATLESVKLLAASCRAFVDFCALEMEANPEACEAAVEKSLAMVTSLNPHIGYENAAAMAKKAFKTGKTIRELCREDGVLPESTLREALDPWSMTEPHE; encoded by the coding sequence ATGAGCGAGTATCGAGTCGAACGCGACAGCATGGGCGAAGTGCAAGTTCCGGCACAAGCCTACTACAGTGCCCAAACTCAGCGGGCTGTGGAGAACTTTCCGATCTCCGGCTGGCCTCTTCCGGCGGCACTGGTGCACGCGATGGGGCTCGTGAAACTCGCTTGCGCGACGGCAAATCGCGACCTCGGTAAGCTGACCCGAACCGGCAAAAACAAGCTCGACGATCAGCAAGTCGCCGCGCTGCTGGAAGCATGCCGCGAAGTGGCCGATGGAAAGCTCGACAAGGAATTTCCGGTCGATGTGTTCCAGACAGGCTCGGGGACTTCGAGCAACATGAATACCAACGAAGTGATCGCCAACCGGGCGATCGAAATTCTGGGTGGCAATCGGTTCGAGAAGGAAAAGCCGATCCATCCGAACGACCATGTGAACATGGGTCAGAGCACCAACGACATCTTCCCCACTGCGATTCACGTGGCGGTGGCGATGCAGATTAAGAGCGACCTGATCCCTGCGCTCGAGCGTTTTCAAAATGTCCTGGCTACCAAAGCAGCCGAGTGGGACAAGATCATCAAGATTGGTCGTACACACCTGGCCGATGCGACGCCGCTGCGACTGGGTCAAGAGATCGGCGGCTTGGCGCGGCAGATGGAAATGTCGATCCAGCGGGCCAAGCGGGCGATCGATTCGGTGCTGGAATTGCCTGCCGGCGGAACGGCTGTCGGGACCGGCATCAACACGCATCCCGAGTTCGGTCGCCGCGTGGCCGAGGCGCTGTCGCGCGAGACATCGATTCCGTTCGTCGAAGCGGTGAACCATTTTGAGGGAAATGCGCAGCGCGATGGGCTCGTCGAATGCAGCGGACAGCTCCGCACGATCGCCAGCACGCTGTTTAATGTGAGCAACAACATTCGCTGGCTCGGCAGTGGCCCGCGCTGTGGCTTTTACGAAATCCAGCTCCCCGATCGTCAGCCGGGAAGCAGCATCATGCCGGGTAAAGTGAATCCGGTGATGTGCGAAAGCATGATGCAGGTGGCAGCCCGTGTGATTGGCAACGATGCCACGGTGGCCTTCAGTGGCGCGACCGGTGGACAGTTTCAGCTGAACATCATGATGCCGGTGATGGGTTTGGCGACGCTCGAGAGCGTGAAGCTGCTGGCAGCCTCGTGCCGTGCGTTTGTCGACTTCTGTGCCCTCGAGATGGAAGCCAATCCCGAAGCGTGCGAAGCAGCAGTTGAGAAGAGCCTCGCGATGGTGACGAGCCTCAACCCGCACATCGGTTACGAGAACGCAGCGGCGATGGCCAAGAAGGCGTTTAAGACCGGCAAGACGATTCGCGAACTCTGCCGCGAAGATGGCGTGCTACCCGAATCGACGCTCCGTGAAGCGCTCGATCCCTGGAGCATGACCGAGCCCCACGAGTAG
- a CDS encoding tetratricopeptide repeat protein → MDHGRPTSRPGGTPFLAKVLASCLMGGLTLGTVSLASAQKPAGPKPATADSALSPAQRLRAAYALSSSAKTYDDFAQIIEHCERALGTATGDTEKYAKQLVSWAYNKRGELYAQEAETLVADGEERKANELDNLALDDFETAIAHDPERFQAIHNRAVSYVLFGKLDQALTDLDQVIKLAPKHPSAHFNRAEVQRKLGKLEAALADYTVAIDTKTGDVEALARRGEVQMLLDRYREALGDFNQALRFAPQHQRTLTLRGELHTRLGNWEQASLDYAAAVKLLPGDTRALRGAAWLLATCPADTIRSSELALASAKKAADLESAVGKPSVATLDTLAAALAATGDFEAAVAAQQDAITAATGADIAVLKQRLSLYKEGQPYRMPTPAVSSEESGSDVPVTTPPKPQPDLTTDAADGLQR, encoded by the coding sequence ATGGATCACGGACGACCAACTTCACGCCCAGGTGGCACTCCCTTCTTGGCTAAGGTTTTGGCCAGCTGTTTGATGGGAGGTCTGACGCTCGGCACGGTTTCGCTGGCGTCGGCGCAAAAACCGGCGGGACCCAAGCCGGCCACAGCCGACAGCGCGCTCAGTCCAGCGCAGCGCCTCCGGGCAGCCTATGCACTTTCGAGTAGCGCGAAAACCTACGACGACTTTGCGCAAATCATCGAACATTGCGAGCGAGCGCTCGGCACTGCGACGGGCGACACCGAAAAGTATGCCAAACAGCTCGTCAGCTGGGCCTACAACAAACGCGGCGAGCTCTATGCCCAAGAGGCAGAGACGCTGGTAGCCGATGGTGAAGAGCGGAAAGCTAACGAACTGGATAACCTGGCGCTCGACGATTTCGAGACCGCGATTGCTCACGATCCGGAGCGCTTTCAAGCGATTCACAATCGAGCGGTGAGCTATGTGCTGTTTGGCAAACTCGACCAAGCGCTAACCGATCTCGACCAGGTGATCAAGCTCGCGCCGAAGCATCCCTCGGCCCATTTCAATCGGGCAGAAGTGCAAAGAAAGCTCGGCAAACTCGAAGCAGCGCTGGCCGACTACACCGTGGCCATCGACACGAAAACCGGCGATGTCGAAGCGCTAGCTCGTCGCGGCGAAGTGCAGATGCTGCTCGACCGCTATCGCGAAGCGCTCGGAGATTTCAATCAAGCGCTCCGCTTTGCGCCGCAGCATCAGCGAACACTCACACTGCGAGGCGAGCTCCACACCAGACTCGGAAATTGGGAGCAAGCATCGCTCGATTACGCGGCAGCGGTGAAGCTTTTGCCGGGCGACACCCGTGCGCTGCGCGGCGCGGCCTGGCTCTTGGCGACCTGCCCTGCCGATACGATCCGAAGCAGCGAACTGGCCCTCGCATCGGCCAAGAAGGCAGCCGATCTCGAATCTGCGGTTGGAAAACCGAGCGTTGCCACGCTCGACACTTTAGCGGCCGCGCTCGCCGCTACCGGCGACTTCGAAGCCGCCGTGGCTGCTCAGCAAGATGCGATCACCGCCGCCACCGGGGCCGATATCGCGGTGCTCAAGCAGCGTTTATCCCTCTACAAAGAGGGCCAGCCCTATCGCATGCCGACACCCGCAGTGAGCAGCGAAGAAAGTGGCAGCGACGTCCCTGTCACCACGCCCCCTAAGCCGCAACCCGATCTCACAACCGATGCCGCCGACGGCTTACAGCGCTAA
- a CDS encoding cytochrome P450 — protein sequence MNSPKPSSRSLPGPRGHWLWGCLPDLRRDMLGFFTSCKNEFGDAAYFRVGRRRSMLLSHPDDIERVLVTENKRFQKNFALQFFMRPLLGRGLLLNEGESWLRQRRLIQPAFSRSQIAGYTTSMSDLADRMLSSWQDGQPVDIHRAMMQLTMAIAGKTLLDVEVGERFDEISTCLDDITRDFRRRFAFPIPIPHWVPTPGNYRLWRAIGKLDAAIFRMIDERRAGAARGEDFLSLLIDARDEENGQGMSDRQLRDEVVTMFLAGHETTANALSWTFQLLAENPVWQSKIADEVTQVVGKNTPTMLDLPKLQLCERVVREGMRLYPPAYIVGRRSEVDCQIGEHFIPRRTNVLMSQWVVHRDERWYDDPLRFHPDRWTPGMIAELPKYAYFPFGGGPRGCIGREFAMVEATLLLATVLRKFELSLIDRTPVPMNTAVTLRPARAMEMQLTLRSSKRWQTYGTKSPVVPAASVTGTSLRPTPK from the coding sequence ATGAATTCACCGAAGCCATCATCGCGATCGCTTCCTGGTCCGCGCGGCCATTGGCTGTGGGGCTGCTTGCCCGATTTGCGGCGCGACATGCTCGGCTTCTTTACGTCGTGCAAGAACGAGTTCGGCGACGCAGCCTATTTTCGGGTCGGACGAAGGCGGAGCATGCTCCTGTCGCATCCCGACGATATCGAGCGCGTGCTGGTGACCGAGAACAAACGTTTTCAAAAGAACTTTGCGCTCCAGTTTTTCATGCGACCTCTCCTCGGCCGCGGACTGCTGCTGAACGAAGGGGAATCGTGGCTTCGGCAGCGGCGCTTGATTCAGCCGGCATTCAGCCGCTCGCAAATCGCAGGCTATACCACGTCGATGAGCGATCTGGCCGACCGGATGCTCTCGAGCTGGCAAGATGGTCAGCCGGTCGACATTCACCGAGCGATGATGCAGCTGACGATGGCGATCGCGGGGAAAACGTTGCTCGACGTGGAAGTGGGGGAGCGGTTCGACGAAATTTCGACCTGCCTCGACGATATCACGCGCGATTTTCGACGCCGCTTTGCGTTTCCGATACCGATCCCGCACTGGGTGCCGACGCCGGGAAACTATCGGCTGTGGCGCGCGATCGGAAAACTCGACGCGGCGATTTTTCGGATGATCGACGAGCGCCGCGCTGGTGCCGCGCGCGGAGAAGATTTTCTCTCGCTGCTGATCGATGCGCGCGACGAAGAAAATGGCCAAGGGATGAGCGATCGTCAGCTCCGCGATGAAGTGGTGACGATGTTCTTGGCGGGACACGAGACCACCGCCAACGCGCTGTCGTGGACCTTTCAGCTGCTGGCCGAGAACCCGGTTTGGCAGTCGAAGATAGCCGACGAAGTGACGCAGGTAGTTGGAAAAAATACTCCCACGATGCTCGACCTGCCGAAGCTGCAGCTTTGCGAGCGCGTGGTACGCGAGGGGATGCGGCTCTATCCACCAGCCTACATCGTGGGGCGTCGCAGCGAAGTCGATTGCCAAATCGGCGAGCACTTCATTCCGCGCCGCACCAACGTGCTGATGAGTCAGTGGGTGGTGCATCGCGACGAGCGGTGGTACGACGATCCGCTCCGCTTCCATCCCGATCGCTGGACCCCGGGAATGATCGCCGAACTGCCGAAATATGCCTATTTCCCCTTCGGCGGTGGGCCGCGCGGCTGTATTGGTCGCGAGTTTGCCATGGTCGAAGCGACGCTGCTGCTCGCCACAGTTTTGCGAAAGTTCGAGCTCTCGCTCATCGACCGTACACCGGTGCCGATGAATACGGCTGTGACTTTGCGACCAGCCCGCGCGATGGAAATGCAGCTGACCCTTCGCAGCAGCAAGCGCTGGCAAACCTACGGCACCAAGTCACCCGTGGTGCCAGCGGCGTCGGTCACCGGAACTTCGCTCCGCCCCACGCCCAAGTAG
- a CDS encoding NAD(P)/FAD-dependent oxidoreductase, whose protein sequence is MSDVWQLVVIGAGAAGLMAAETAAARGLRVLLLEKNRRPGVKILMSGGTRCNLTHATDKWGIVRAYGDQGNFLHSALAQLDPPQLVRLFEDEGMATKVEDTGKIFPASDKATDVLAVLMRRLERSGAVLALEEPTSAIAHDGEQFLITTPNRVIPAEKLLITTGGMSYPGCGTTGDGYAWAEQFGHTIVRPRPALVPITTPDMWVKTLTGLTIPDMLLRVVPAATEPPAAGTPPTEGKPKKGKAKAFLAERRSSLLFTHFGLSGPAALDVSRAISGEEKPAQLKLVCDFLPDIKLEALEEQLKVECTTGGKKQLVAVASRFVPRRLAESMLDLLGLALESRAAELSKSSRSQLALAMKGQTIRVEGTRGFPKAEVTAGGVSLKEVDSHTMESKLRPGLFFAGEVLDLDGPIGGYNFQAAFSTAKLAGMSV, encoded by the coding sequence ATGAGCGACGTGTGGCAACTGGTGGTGATTGGGGCAGGGGCCGCCGGGCTGATGGCCGCGGAAACAGCCGCCGCGCGCGGTTTGCGCGTGCTGCTGCTCGAGAAGAATCGTCGCCCGGGCGTCAAGATCTTGATGTCGGGGGGAACTCGCTGCAACCTCACACATGCGACCGACAAGTGGGGGATCGTGCGCGCGTATGGCGATCAAGGGAACTTTTTGCATTCGGCCCTCGCGCAGCTCGATCCACCGCAGCTCGTCCGTCTGTTTGAAGACGAAGGGATGGCGACGAAGGTCGAGGATACGGGAAAGATTTTTCCGGCGAGTGATAAAGCGACCGACGTGCTCGCCGTGCTGATGCGACGGCTCGAGCGCTCCGGCGCAGTGCTCGCGCTCGAAGAGCCCACCTCGGCCATTGCTCACGATGGCGAGCAGTTTCTCATCACCACCCCCAATCGCGTGATTCCGGCCGAAAAACTGCTGATTACGACCGGCGGCATGTCGTATCCCGGCTGCGGCACAACCGGCGATGGCTATGCGTGGGCCGAACAGTTTGGACATACGATCGTACGTCCACGTCCTGCTTTGGTCCCGATCACGACCCCCGACATGTGGGTGAAAACGCTCACCGGACTCACGATTCCCGACATGCTGCTGCGCGTTGTGCCTGCTGCTACGGAGCCGCCTGCTGCAGGGACGCCGCCGACCGAAGGAAAGCCGAAGAAAGGGAAAGCGAAAGCCTTCCTGGCCGAGCGACGTTCGTCGCTGCTGTTCACCCACTTCGGTCTCTCGGGACCAGCAGCGCTCGATGTCAGCCGCGCAATCTCGGGGGAAGAAAAGCCCGCGCAGCTCAAACTGGTCTGCGACTTTCTACCCGACATTAAACTCGAAGCGCTCGAGGAGCAGCTGAAGGTGGAATGCACAACCGGCGGCAAAAAACAGCTCGTCGCCGTAGCGTCCCGATTTGTTCCTCGGCGGCTGGCGGAGTCGATGCTCGATCTCTTGGGCTTAGCGCTCGAATCACGCGCGGCAGAACTCTCCAAGAGCTCGCGCAGCCAACTAGCGCTGGCAATGAAGGGGCAGACGATTCGGGTGGAAGGGACGCGCGGCTTTCCGAAAGCGGAAGTGACCGCTGGAGGTGTCTCGCTCAAAGAGGTGGATAGTCACACGATGGAGAGCAAGCTCCGACCCGGGCTCTTCTTCGCCGGAGAAGTGCTCGACCTCGATGGCCCGATCGGGGGCTACAACTTTCAAGCGGCGTTCAGCACCGCGAAACTCGCCGGAATGAGTGTGTAG